The Nostoc sp. 'Lobaria pulmonaria (5183) cyanobiont' DNA window TGGGGCGAGCAAAAGCGAATCTTTCAGTTAATTCCCAGTTTGGAAAAGGCGGAGTTTGTCAGGCTGGGAGTGATGCACCGCAACACTTTTATTAATGCTCCTCAGTTAATGCATCCTACCTTGCAATTTAAAGAGCGTCCAACATTGTTAGCCGCTGGACAATTGATTGGTACTGAAGGTTACACTGCTGCGGCTGCGGGTGGTTGCTTGGCGGGAATTAATGCAGCGCGATTAGCCTTGGGTAAAGAAGCTTTGGTTTTACCACCAACAACAATGATCGGTGCGTTATTAGAATTTATTAGTTCCGCTTCCCCCAAGCATTTCCAACCAATGCCGCCCAACTTTGGGATTTTTCCCGATTTAGGAATGAAAATCAAAAGTAAACCAGAGCGTTATGGACGTTACCGCGATCGCTCTTTAGCTGATTTGGCAAGCTGGAAAGCTAATCATAATTAATAGTCATTAGTCATTAGTCATTGGTCATTGGTTATTAATTCTTCTCCCTCACTCCCTCATCTTCCCCTGCTTCCTCTGCCAGCCTAAATTCATTCTCCTGTTGTGCAACGCCGAATCCTTGTGTTACAACTTGGCAGACCAATTTAATAATGTGTTGGTGTGGGTGAATTAGATTTTGGGAATAATCCTCATAGTGTTTGAAAGTATCCTTTTGATTAGGTTCGCACTATGAGAGGGCGATTTCTAGAAAAAAAGCAGATTTATTGCTGTTTATCTATTGCATTTTGCTGTATTTTGTGGATTTGTTTGGGATTAATTCCAGCCCACGCAACGTCTACAGGGTCTATTGATACTCTGCGACAACAGCAGCAACAAATGAACCAGCAGCGTCAGGGTGTGGTTAACGATCGCGATCGCTTAAATAATCTCCAACAAGAGGCCCAAAAACACCTCACTGGTTTAAAGCAAAATCTGCAAACTACAGATAGCTATCTTCTAGAGAGCGAATCACGATTACAACTCGCTACCCAACGCCTCCAGCAGTTAGAAGCTGATTTAGATGTCGCAGAACGTTCATATCAGGAGCGGCAAATAGCAACAGTAGCACGATTGCGTTACCTCCAGCGATCGCCTGCTTTTGCTGGATGGGCGGTTTTGCTTGAAAGTGAAAATATCAGCGACTTTTTCAGCCGTCGTCATCAGTTGAAGTTAGTGTTTCAGGCAGACCAGAAAATTTTGCTAAAACTCAACACCCAAGCAAACTCCATCGATAAACAAAAAACGGAAGTAGAACAGCAAAAAAACGAAATTGGCTTAATTCGCGAGCAACTGTTGGCACAAAAAGCTGATTATCAAACCCAGACGCAATCACAATCAGAATTGATTCAACGCCTGAATAGCGATCGCTTGGCCTTAGAAGCAGCGCAAAATCAGCTAGAAAGAGAATCGAAAAATCTGGAAGTCTTGATTCAACAAAAGGTAGCAGAAGCCCAAGCAAAAACCAACAGCCGAACAAGTATCATCATTCGGGGAACTGGTGTAATGGCATATCCTAGCGATGCTGCTACTAGCAGTCCCTTCGGCTGGCGGATACACCCTATTCTTGGCTATCGTCGCTTTCATGCCGGGTTGGATTTTGCCGCCAGCTATGGCAGTAAAATTCGGGCAGCCGATTCAGGAACAGTAATTTTTGCTGGGTGGTATGGTGGTTATGGCAGAGCGGTAATTATCGATCACGGTAATGGCATGACTACACTCTACGGTCATACCAGCGAGTTGTATGTTTCTGAGGGACAAGCAGTTGAACGCGGACAAGCGATCGCTGCTGTCGGTTCCACAGGTTTCTCAACTGGCCCCCATCTCCACTTTGAAGTTCGTCGGAATGGTACACCCGTAGACCCAGCTAATTATCTTTAAAGCTGCGAATTTTATCACAGACGTGCTATAATATTGAAGATTAAGGGCGCGTAGCTCAGTGGATAGAGCAACAGATTCCGGTTCTGTGGGTCGGGGGTTCAAATCCCTCCGCGCTCGTTACCTTTACAAGACTAACGAAGAAATCAATGTGTCATTTTCTCTCATGGGATAAACCTGATTTACCTTATGAGACAGAATGGCAAACGGATAATCTGGAATACAAAAATTAGCCAAAAACATTAAACTGTGTAGGTTGGGTTGAGGAACGAAACCCAACATTTCCGGGGCTTTGTTGGGTTGCGCTTTGCTTAACCCAACCTACAATTTTTCTTAACTCATTCAATCTCTCACACCTATACCTATCCCAAACTTTTTTAAAAAACAAAACAATGTCGCATTTGTTGACAGGAATTCCTAAAGTAGAGGTAGAGGCTAAATCTTCCCTATTTAGCAGCGCATGGGTTTGATGCAACTAGGATTTTTGTGGAGCGCAATTAATTATGACTGCTTTAACCTTACAATTACCTCCTAATCTGCAATTTACTGATGAGGAATTTGCACAAATTGTAGCCGTGAATAAAGAATTACGACTAGAGTTAACTGTTGAAGGGGAATTAATTATCATGTCACCTACTGGGGGAGAAACGGGAAACCGTAATTTTGATTTATTAGGTCAGATATGGTTTTGGAGCAATCAAAATAATTTGGGAAAAGCTTTCGATTCTTCTACTGGGTTTAAACTGCCAAATGGGGCAACTCGTTCACCTGATGCTTCTTGGGTAAGGATAGAAAGATGGGATACTCTTACTCCAGAACAAAGAAAGAAATTTCTCCCTTTGTGTCCTGATTTTGGAGTGGAATTAGTTTCTGAAACTGATGATGTGGAAGATACTAAAGCAAAAATGGCGGAATACTTAGCAAATGGCTTACAACTGGGTTGGTTAATAAATCCTAAAGATAAACAAGTAATAATTTATCGCCCAAATCTTGCACCGAAAGTTTTACAATCTCCCACAAGTTTATCGGGTGAAGATGTTCTCCCTGGTTTTCTTTTAAATTTACAGCAGATTTTTGCATAGATGACTGATTATCTTGATTTTATTTCTGCAATCACTGAACGTTCTCAAATTCGCTTAAACCATTGGCATTCTTTTTAAACATCAAAAGCCCTGCTGACGTGGGCTACTGGAACTACACTAGGACTTACGCACTGTACAAATTAATCATAGTATGTTTCACCAAAATAGGTCGTTTCAGCCTTTATTAATTGTTCTTTGATGATCAGTAAACCCGCGCTGTAGGGGCACAGCATTGCTGTGCCCCTACGACAGATGTGGTTTTTAAAGCCTGACATACTATGTATTTTGTGTCAATGCGTAAGTCCTATACACTTACAATTTAATCGCGATGCCTGCGGCGGGCTATGCCTACGCACGATCAGAAATCCCCTTCAAGGAACTTGTAGTAATAACTTCCGATCTTTGATACTACAGCTTTCTTGATGCTCAAATTTATGCTGGCTAAATTCCCATTATCTGTATTCACACTTTTATTAGGACTTGCCATAACTCAAACCTTTGAATGCACAACTCAAAAAGATAATTCAGCGATCGCTCAAACTTCACCGAAGCCAGCGCCTCAAGAAATTGTGCAACCAGGAGAAGTTCGAGCCTTACCAGGCAAGTTGGATAATATACCCGTTTTTAACAGCAATAGCCCAGAATGGATTAAAACTGAGGGTATTTTACTTTCTACCTTTCCTGCAAACGGTAAAAAAGTTCCAGCAGCACACCTTAATTTTCCCTTTCAGGGACGCTTTGACTTATTCGCCCACCACTACAGCCACACTCCCAAGGATTTGCAAACGCTATATTTGGGCGTAATTGTGCAGAACCCTGGTAAAAAACCAGTAACAGTAGATGTATTGCAAGCCGCGAGTTATTTGATGCAGGATGCGCCCTTTGTCACCTTATCCCCCTACATAGAAAATAACGATGGTAAGGCTTACTCAGGGCCAGGCGATCGCGCTGTTGGTGATGTACTCCGGGGTGTTCGACAAGCTGATTTTCCCGCAAAGCTGATAATTCCTCCAGGACAAAGCCGGATGTTGTTAAATCATCCGATTCCTGTACGAAATTTAGAAAAGCCGGTGAATGGTCGCTCTAGCTTTATGCGGCTGCGTAGTAGCGATCAAGTTTATGTGGCAAGTTTAGCAATGTTTGCCAAGAAAAATTCTGATAATACAGAACGCCAACCCACTCTTGCAGAATGGCAAGCTTTACTAAATACCGGCAACTTCGCCGGGCCGCGAGATAAAACCCCTACTCCTCCAAATGCTACCAGTGGTGCACTAATTTATGGGCGTGTAGCTGGTGTGTCTAGTGGCTCCCAATGGCAAGCAAAGTTGGTAGATAATCCCCAAACCAGATATCTGACTATTCCCCAGCGTGGCAAAGCTATTTCTTATGGTTTAGACACATTGCTTAGTGGTCGATTGGGCACTCAACAAATCCAAACGGCCAAAATGCTGGTACTTTATCCCGATACGGCTTATGAAGCACATGGTAATTATGGGGTGGAATATAAACTCACCTTACCCTTAAACAACAATACCAATCAAAACCAGAGCGTGACTGTTACTTTAGAAACACCTTTGAAGGAAGATAAATTATCTCAAGGTGGTGTGCGTTTTCGCAAACCATCCCTAGATTTTCCTTTCTTCCGTGGTACAGTGCGGCTACGCTATTTCGATGACCAAGGTCAACAAAAGACGCGCTATATACATCTATGGCACAGAACTGGTCAGGTGTTAGAACCATTGGTGCAGCTTGTACTTCCACCTTCAACTCAGCGGATAGTACAGATAGATGTGATTTATCCACCAGATTCGACACCACCGCAAGTGCTGAGTGTAAGAACTTTAGAAAAATGATCTCAAAAAAATCAAATAACTTAAAGCTTATATGGTTTTTCAGTACACTAACGCATTTGTCACCATAGCATCGGTTAATTGTGAGAATTTAGTGAATTTCTATACCAAATTGCTGGAGCAAAAGCCAGTGATTTTGATTCCGAATGTCTATGCTGAGTTTAATTTAGTTAGTATGCGATTAGGTATTTTTAAACCAAAGAACACAAACGAATCGGAATTTGAAGCGATGTCTGACGACAACCCACTTTCTTTCTACCCTAAAAGTAAGATAAGTTTGTGTTTAGAGATGAGTAACTTAGAAGATGCGATCGCTCATCTAACTGCTTTGGGCTATCCTCCACCAGGAGACATTTCCATTGCTTCTCACGGCAGAGAAATCTATGCCTATGACCCTGATGGCAACCGTCTGATTTTACATCAAACTCCTAAAGAGAGTCATTAGTCATTTGTCATTGGTCATTTGCAAAGGACAAAGGACAAAGGACAAAGGACAAATAACAAAGGACAAAGGACAAATGGCTATAACTCAAAACTATAGATTGAACCTGATTCAATGGTATCCAGGTCACATTGCGAAAGCTGAAAAGAAGCTCAAAGAACAGCTAAAGCGCGTAGATGTAGTGTTTGAGGTACGAGATGCTCGGATTCCTTTAGCGACTCACCATCCCCAAATAGGTGAGTGGGTGGAGGGTAAGGCACGGGTGTTGATACTTAACCGAGTAGATATGATTACGCCACAAATGCGATCGCTGTGGATCGATTGGTTTAAACGTCAAGGAGAAGTCCCTTATTTTACCAACGCTCAACATGGTAAAGGTATAGCAGAAGTGGCGCGGGCAGCGCAAGCTGCTGGGGTAGAACTCAATCAAAGAAGAAGCGATCGCGGGATGTTACCCCGTCCAGTGCGGGCTGTGGTGATTGGTTTTCCCAATGTCGGTAAATCAGCTTTAATTAACCGCCTGTTGGGAAAGCGAGTCGTGGAAAGTGCAGCCCGTCCTGGAGTAACTCGCCAACTACGCTGGGTGCGAATTTCCGAACATTTAGAATTGCTAGATGCTCCTGGTGTCATCCCTCTAAGATTAGAAGACCAAGATGCAGCCTTGAAATTAGCTATTTGTGATGATATCGGTGAAGCATCTTACGATAACCAGCTAGTAGCAGCAGCTCTAGTGGATTTACTCAACTATTTAGAAGCTGTAGCCGCAGATTTATTACCAAAAAAACCATTACAGTCTCGCTACCAACTCGATTCGACATCAGAGACCGGAGATACCTATTTGCACACCTTAGCAGAACATCGTTACAAAGGTGATATAGAGCGAGCTGCAAGGCAACTTTTAACAGATTTTCGCAAGGGATTGTTGGGTGAAATGAGTTTGGAATTACCACCCAATTAAATCTAAATTCAAAGAGTAAAAATTCTGCAAATTGTCTACATATATAGGAAACCTATTTGATTTGTGACAGGACTTACGTAACTGTCATAAATAATGGCGCAGCCACACCGCACTAC harbors:
- a CDS encoding murein hydrolase activator EnvC family protein gives rise to the protein MRGRFLEKKQIYCCLSIAFCCILWICLGLIPAHATSTGSIDTLRQQQQQMNQQRQGVVNDRDRLNNLQQEAQKHLTGLKQNLQTTDSYLLESESRLQLATQRLQQLEADLDVAERSYQERQIATVARLRYLQRSPAFAGWAVLLESENISDFFSRRHQLKLVFQADQKILLKLNTQANSIDKQKTEVEQQKNEIGLIREQLLAQKADYQTQTQSQSELIQRLNSDRLALEAAQNQLERESKNLEVLIQQKVAEAQAKTNSRTSIIIRGTGVMAYPSDAATSSPFGWRIHPILGYRRFHAGLDFAASYGSKIRAADSGTVIFAGWYGGYGRAVIIDHGNGMTTLYGHTSELYVSEGQAVERGQAIAAVGSTGFSTGPHLHFEVRRNGTPVDPANYL
- a CDS encoding Uma2 family endonuclease yields the protein MTALTLQLPPNLQFTDEEFAQIVAVNKELRLELTVEGELIIMSPTGGETGNRNFDLLGQIWFWSNQNNLGKAFDSSTGFKLPNGATRSPDASWVRIERWDTLTPEQRKKFLPLCPDFGVELVSETDDVEDTKAKMAEYLANGLQLGWLINPKDKQVIIYRPNLAPKVLQSPTSLSGEDVLPGFLLNLQQIFA
- a CDS encoding DUF3370 domain-containing protein is translated as MLAKFPLSVFTLLLGLAITQTFECTTQKDNSAIAQTSPKPAPQEIVQPGEVRALPGKLDNIPVFNSNSPEWIKTEGILLSTFPANGKKVPAAHLNFPFQGRFDLFAHHYSHTPKDLQTLYLGVIVQNPGKKPVTVDVLQAASYLMQDAPFVTLSPYIENNDGKAYSGPGDRAVGDVLRGVRQADFPAKLIIPPGQSRMLLNHPIPVRNLEKPVNGRSSFMRLRSSDQVYVASLAMFAKKNSDNTERQPTLAEWQALLNTGNFAGPRDKTPTPPNATSGALIYGRVAGVSSGSQWQAKLVDNPQTRYLTIPQRGKAISYGLDTLLSGRLGTQQIQTAKMLVLYPDTAYEAHGNYGVEYKLTLPLNNNTNQNQSVTVTLETPLKEDKLSQGGVRFRKPSLDFPFFRGTVRLRYFDDQGQQKTRYIHLWHRTGQVLEPLVQLVLPPSTQRIVQIDVIYPPDSTPPQVLSVRTLEK
- a CDS encoding glyoxalase, coding for MVFQYTNAFVTIASVNCENLVNFYTKLLEQKPVILIPNVYAEFNLVSMRLGIFKPKNTNESEFEAMSDDNPLSFYPKSKISLCLEMSNLEDAIAHLTALGYPPPGDISIASHGREIYAYDPDGNRLILHQTPKESH
- the ylqF gene encoding ribosome biogenesis GTPase YlqF codes for the protein MAITQNYRLNLIQWYPGHIAKAEKKLKEQLKRVDVVFEVRDARIPLATHHPQIGEWVEGKARVLILNRVDMITPQMRSLWIDWFKRQGEVPYFTNAQHGKGIAEVARAAQAAGVELNQRRSDRGMLPRPVRAVVIGFPNVGKSALINRLLGKRVVESAARPGVTRQLRWVRISEHLELLDAPGVIPLRLEDQDAALKLAICDDIGEASYDNQLVAAALVDLLNYLEAVAADLLPKKPLQSRYQLDSTSETGDTYLHTLAEHRYKGDIERAARQLLTDFRKGLLGEMSLELPPN